Proteins encoded within one genomic window of Halomonas sp. YLGW01:
- the pheS gene encoding phenylalanine--tRNA ligase subunit alpha: MDHLPNLVAEARGAIDAAQDIPALDEVRVRYLGKKGDITALLKGLGKLPAEERPAAGERINQAKRELGDELDRRRALLEKAELDARLAAERLDVTLPGRGQPGGGLHPVTRTLERIEGLFTRIGFDVAVGPEIEDDYHNFEALNIPAHHPARGMADTFYFDATRLLRTHTSPVQVRTMKDEEPPIRIVCPGRVYRSDSDLTHTPMFHQVEGLLVDEDVSFADLKGTIEDFLQAFFEREDLSVRFRPSYFPFTEPSAEVDIQCVMCGGDGCRVCSHSGWLEVMGCGMVHPEVFRHAGIDTERYKGFAFGMGAERLAMLRYGVNDLRLFFENDLRFLRQFA, from the coding sequence ATGGACCACCTTCCCAACCTGGTCGCCGAGGCGCGCGGCGCCATCGACGCCGCCCAGGACATCCCGGCGCTCGATGAAGTGCGGGTGCGTTACCTCGGCAAGAAGGGTGACATCACGGCCTTGCTGAAGGGGCTCGGCAAGCTTCCCGCCGAGGAGCGGCCGGCCGCTGGCGAACGCATCAACCAGGCCAAGCGTGAGCTGGGTGACGAGCTGGATCGGCGGCGTGCGCTGCTCGAGAAGGCCGAGCTCGATGCTCGCCTGGCGGCAGAGCGCCTGGACGTGACCCTGCCCGGACGCGGGCAGCCCGGAGGCGGCCTGCACCCGGTGACGCGCACCCTCGAGCGTATCGAAGGCCTCTTCACGCGGATCGGCTTCGATGTGGCGGTCGGACCCGAGATCGAGGACGACTACCACAACTTCGAAGCCCTCAATATTCCGGCGCATCACCCTGCGCGGGGCATGGCCGATACCTTCTATTTCGACGCCACTCGCCTGCTCCGCACCCATACCTCGCCGGTGCAGGTGCGGACCATGAAGGATGAAGAGCCGCCGATCCGCATTGTCTGCCCGGGACGGGTATATCGCAGCGACTCGGATCTGACCCATACTCCGATGTTCCATCAGGTCGAGGGGCTGCTGGTCGACGAGGACGTCAGCTTTGCCGATCTGAAGGGTACTATCGAGGACTTCCTGCAGGCCTTCTTCGAGCGCGAAGATCTATCGGTGCGCTTCCGTCCTTCCTACTTCCCCTTCACCGAGCCGTCCGCCGAAGTCGACATCCAGTGCGTGATGTGCGGCGGCGACGGTTGTCGCGTCTGCTCCCACAGTGGCTGGCTCGAGGTGATGGGCTGCGGCATGGTGCACCCAGAGGTGTTTCGACATGCCGGTATCGATACCGAGCGCTACAAGGGCTTTGCCTTCGGCATGGGTGCCGAGCGGTTGGCCATGCTGCGCTACGGCGTCAACGATCTGCGCCTGTTCTTCGAAAACGACCTGCGCTTCCTGCGCCAGTTCGCCTGA
- the rplT gene encoding 50S ribosomal protein L20, with translation MTRVKRGVVARRRHKKIMKQAKGYYGARSRVFRVAKQAVIKAGQYAYRDRRVRKRQFRALWIARINAAARNNGLSYSRFIAGLKKAGIEIDRKVLADLAVHEKAAFAAIVEKAKAAH, from the coding sequence ATGACACGTGTCAAGCGTGGCGTCGTTGCACGTCGCCGTCACAAGAAAATCATGAAGCAGGCCAAGGGTTACTACGGTGCGCGTTCACGCGTCTTCCGCGTAGCCAAGCAGGCCGTCATCAAGGCCGGCCAGTACGCGTACCGTGACCGTCGCGTCCGCAAGCGTCAGTTCCGTGCCCTGTGGATCGCGCGTATCAACGCTGCTGCCCGCAACAACGGTCTGTCCTACAGCCGCTTCATTGCCGGTCTTAAGAAGGCTGGTATCGAGATCGACCGCAAGGTGCTGGCCGATCTCGCCGTTCACGAGAAGGCCGCCTTTGCCGCTATCGTCGAGAAGGCCAAGGCTGCTCACTGA
- the rpmI gene encoding 50S ribosomal protein L35 — protein MPKIKSNSGAGKRFKKTANGFKHKQSFRSHILTKKSTKRKRQLRGMKQIHASDVPLIQRMLPNL, from the coding sequence ATGCCGAAGATCAAGAGCAACAGTGGCGCTGGCAAGCGCTTCAAGAAGACGGCTAACGGCTTCAAGCACAAGCAGTCGTTCCGTAGCCACATCCTGACCAAGAAATCCACCAAGCGTAAGCGTCAGCTGCGTGGGATGAAGCAGATCCACGCATCCGATGTGCCGCTGATTCAGCGCATGCTGCCGAATCTGTAA
- the infC gene encoding translation initiation factor IF-3, with amino-acid sequence MKRNTQRGRPQDKRPPMNERISEDQVRLIGSDGEQLGIVSTRDALEQAEAAGMDLVQISNADPIVCKIMDYGKFVFEQKKQKAAQKKKTKQIQVKEVKFRPGTDEGDYQVKLKNLIRFLEGGDKGKVTLRFRGREMAHQDIGRKLMERVAKDLEDMANVESFPKMEGRQMIMILAPKKK; translated from the coding sequence ATCAAGAGAAATACACAGCGCGGCCGTCCTCAGGACAAGCGCCCTCCAATGAACGAGCGTATCAGCGAAGACCAAGTCCGCCTCATCGGCAGTGACGGTGAGCAGCTGGGAATTGTGTCCACCCGTGATGCCCTGGAACAGGCGGAAGCGGCTGGTATGGACCTCGTGCAGATCTCCAATGCCGATCCGATCGTTTGTAAGATCATGGATTACGGCAAATTCGTCTTCGAGCAGAAGAAGCAGAAAGCTGCTCAGAAGAAGAAGACCAAGCAAATCCAGGTCAAGGAAGTAAAGTTCCGGCCTGGCACCGACGAGGGTGACTATCAGGTGAAGCTTAAAAACCTGATTCGTTTCCTCGAAGGTGGCGACAAGGGCAAGGTCACGCTACGTTTCCGTGGCCGCGAGATGGCTCACCAGGACATCGGCCGCAAGCTGATGGAACGGGTGGCCAAGGACCTCGAGGATATGGCCAATGTGGAGTCCTTCCCGAAAATGGAAGGTCGCCAGATGATCATGATCCTTGCCCCCAAGAAGAAGTGA
- the thrS gene encoding threonine--tRNA ligase has product MPIVTLPDGSQRTFDAPLSVMQLAESIGPGLAKACVAGKIDGVQVDAADIIDHDATVAILTARDEEGLEVIRHSCAHLIGHAVKQLFPEAKMAIGPVIDDGFYYDIDFGRSATPEDLEAIEARMKALIEQGYDVEREYVDRDKAMLTFLHREEPYKQELVRGIPEGETIRLYHHQEYIDMCRGPHVPNTSHLKAFKLTKLAGAYWRGSAENPMLTRIYGTAWGDKKQLKAYLKRLEEAEKRDHRKLARKMDLFHIQEEAPGMVFWHPNGWTIYQALEQYMRRVQIEHGYQEIKTPQVVDLSLWKASGHWGHYSDLMFTTESEKREYAVKPMNCPCHVQVFNQGLKSYRDLPLRLAEFGSCHRNEPSGSLHGLMRVRGFTQDDAHIFCTEKQIQSEAEDFIALTLKVYKELGFEDVELKLSTRPEGFMGEPGLWDRAEAGLEAALNATGLDWELQPGEGAFYGPKIEFALRDCLNRVWQCGTLQLDFNLPGRLGAQFVDEDGERKTPVMLHRAILGSFERFLGILIEHYAGAMPLWLAPEQVVVMTITDSQRDFAQDVVNRLQKVGLRAKADLRNEKIGFKIREHTLQKVPYLLVVGDKEVEADAVAVRTRTGEDLGSLKIDDLIAKLDAER; this is encoded by the coding sequence ATGCCAATCGTTACCCTGCCCGACGGCAGTCAGAGAACCTTCGATGCACCGCTGTCCGTGATGCAGCTGGCCGAATCCATCGGCCCCGGCCTCGCCAAGGCCTGTGTGGCCGGCAAGATCGACGGAGTCCAGGTGGATGCCGCCGATATCATCGATCATGACGCCACCGTGGCGATCCTGACGGCGCGTGACGAAGAGGGGCTCGAGGTGATTCGTCACTCCTGCGCCCACCTGATCGGCCATGCCGTCAAGCAGCTTTTCCCCGAGGCCAAGATGGCGATCGGTCCCGTGATCGATGATGGCTTCTACTACGACATCGATTTCGGTCGCTCGGCCACACCGGAAGACCTGGAAGCCATCGAGGCCCGAATGAAGGCGCTGATCGAGCAGGGCTACGATGTCGAGCGCGAGTATGTCGATCGGGACAAGGCGATGTTGACCTTCCTGCACCGTGAAGAGCCCTACAAGCAGGAGTTGGTGCGCGGTATTCCCGAAGGCGAGACCATCCGTCTCTATCATCACCAGGAATACATCGACATGTGCCGCGGACCGCATGTGCCGAACACCTCGCACCTCAAGGCATTCAAGCTGACCAAGCTTGCCGGGGCCTATTGGCGCGGCAGTGCCGAGAATCCGATGCTGACGCGCATCTACGGCACTGCCTGGGGTGACAAGAAACAGCTCAAGGCCTATCTCAAGCGCCTGGAGGAAGCCGAGAAGCGTGACCATCGCAAGCTGGCGCGAAAGATGGACCTCTTCCATATCCAGGAAGAGGCGCCGGGCATGGTATTCTGGCACCCCAATGGCTGGACGATCTACCAGGCGCTGGAGCAATACATGCGCCGTGTGCAGATCGAGCATGGCTATCAGGAGATCAAGACACCTCAGGTCGTCGACCTGTCCCTGTGGAAGGCCTCCGGCCACTGGGGGCACTATTCCGATCTGATGTTCACGACAGAGTCGGAAAAGCGTGAGTACGCGGTCAAGCCGATGAACTGTCCGTGTCACGTTCAGGTCTTCAACCAGGGGCTCAAGAGCTACCGTGACCTGCCGTTGCGCCTGGCGGAATTCGGCAGCTGTCACCGCAACGAGCCGTCCGGTTCCTTGCATGGTCTGATGCGCGTGCGCGGCTTCACCCAGGATGACGCGCATATTTTCTGCACCGAGAAGCAGATCCAGTCCGAAGCCGAAGACTTCATTGCTCTGACCCTCAAGGTCTACAAGGAGCTGGGCTTCGAGGACGTGGAGCTCAAGCTGTCGACTCGTCCCGAAGGCTTCATGGGTGAGCCGGGTCTCTGGGATCGCGCCGAGGCGGGTCTGGAGGCGGCTCTGAACGCCACGGGCCTCGATTGGGAGCTGCAGCCGGGAGAGGGCGCCTTCTACGGGCCCAAGATCGAATTCGCCCTGCGCGACTGTCTGAACCGCGTCTGGCAATGCGGCACCCTGCAGCTCGACTTCAACCTGCCGGGACGCCTGGGCGCCCAGTTCGTGGATGAAGATGGCGAGCGCAAGACACCGGTGATGCTGCATCGAGCGATCCTGGGCTCCTTCGAGCGTTTCCTGGGCATTCTCATTGAGCATTACGCCGGCGCCATGCCGCTATGGCTGGCTCCAGAGCAGGTGGTCGTCATGACGATCACCGATTCGCAGCGCGATTTTGCTCAAGATGTGGTCAATCGACTGCAGAAAGTCGGTCTTCGCGCCAAGGCGGACTTGAGGAACGAGAAGATCGGCTTTAAAATCCGGGAGCATACGTTGCAGAAGGTTCCGTATCTCCTCGTGGTAGGGGATAAGGAAGTCGAGGCGGATGCAGTGGCCGTGCGGACTCGCACGGGCGAAGACCTCGGCTCATTGAAGATCGATGACCTGATCGCCAAGCTCGACGCCGAGCGGTGA
- a CDS encoding OmpA family protein: MKKSTTGVLVGSALMIGLSGCASSASQSSSSSASDAWYQHPTVCALAGGLIGGGIGYASSSESDEDQGAAIGGTVGATIGGMLCATPKPAEPQCPTFPGKVPAGVATDSEGCPLDSDGDGVYDFRDQCPGTPAGVKVDAKGCPLDSDADGVPDYMDQCPDTPAGAKVNALGCVDDLVLEDVNFEFDSAKLTMGAQDILADVGEKLAANPDARVRLEGHTDSVGSASYNKQLSQRRADSVKAFLASEGIDPNRMTAIGYGEEQPIASNDTDAGRAMNRRVELGEWK, translated from the coding sequence ATGAAGAAGTCAACTACAGGCGTTCTGGTGGGTTCTGCGCTGATGATTGGTCTTTCCGGCTGTGCCAGTTCGGCCTCGCAGTCTTCGAGCAGTTCGGCGAGCGATGCCTGGTATCAGCATCCCACCGTCTGTGCGCTGGCAGGCGGGCTGATCGGCGGTGGAATCGGCTATGCATCGAGCAGTGAGTCCGATGAGGATCAGGGTGCGGCCATCGGTGGCACCGTCGGCGCCACGATCGGTGGCATGCTGTGCGCCACGCCGAAGCCGGCTGAGCCGCAGTGTCCGACCTTCCCGGGCAAGGTCCCTGCCGGGGTGGCGACCGATTCCGAGGGCTGTCCGCTGGATTCCGATGGCGACGGTGTCTATGACTTCCGTGACCAGTGCCCGGGTACCCCGGCCGGTGTGAAAGTCGATGCCAAGGGCTGTCCGCTGGATTCCGATGCCGATGGCGTGCCCGATTACATGGATCAGTGCCCGGATACCCCGGCTGGCGCCAAGGTCAATGCCTTGGGCTGTGTCGACGACCTGGTGCTTGAGGACGTCAACTTCGAGTTCGACTCGGCCAAGCTGACCATGGGCGCTCAGGATATCCTGGCGGACGTCGGTGAGAAACTTGCGGCTAACCCGGATGCCCGCGTGCGCCTCGAGGGGCATACCGATTCCGTGGGCTCGGCTAGCTACAACAAGCAGCTGTCGCAGCGTCGTGCCGACTCGGTCAAGGCGTTCCTGGCCAGCGAAGGCATCGATCCTAATCGCATGACGGCCATCGGTTATGGTGAGGAACAGCCGATTGCCTCCAACGATACCGATGCCGGTCGTGCCATGAACCGTCGCGTCGAGCTCGGCGAGTGGAAATGA
- a CDS encoding DUF2489 domain-containing protein yields the protein MSETMAWVLAGLAVVILAGLGAYAFTLWKEVRRREAFKRDEVERANQQCLYSLDAIARSMISRQVDLVEGSLRCKVLLEIIDPSLLQRTDFSVFADVHERTSHLRTHSARKELSLKERLDEDRQRMAVEAEFETPLVEAARGVLDFKERWPGSLG from the coding sequence ATGAGTGAAACGATGGCTTGGGTATTGGCGGGTCTCGCGGTGGTGATCCTGGCGGGACTGGGTGCCTATGCCTTTACCCTCTGGAAGGAAGTCCGTCGGCGTGAAGCCTTCAAGCGAGACGAGGTGGAGCGTGCGAATCAGCAGTGCCTATACAGTTTGGATGCGATCGCCCGGTCGATGATCAGTCGTCAGGTCGATCTCGTCGAGGGCTCCCTGCGTTGTAAGGTGCTGCTGGAAATCATCGACCCGTCGCTGCTGCAGCGTACCGATTTCAGTGTGTTCGCAGACGTTCACGAGCGCACCTCACACCTGCGTACCCACTCTGCCCGAAAGGAGCTGAGCCTCAAGGAGCGTCTCGACGAAGACCGCCAGCGCATGGCCGTCGAAGCGGAATTCGAGACGCCCCTCGTCGAGGCGGCGCGAGGCGTCCTGGACTTCAAGGAGCGTTGGCCGGGAAGTCTGGGTTAA